Proteins found in one Paenibacillus borealis genomic segment:
- the qoxB gene encoding cytochrome aa3 quinol oxidase subunit I: MDLDKFKVHGEPLIYGAMVSIALATIGILVGLTYFKKWGYLWREWLTTVDHKKIGVMYILAALLMLFRGGVDAMMMRLQTAAPEMKFLDAQHYNEVFTTHGLIMILFMAMPFIIGLMNVIIPLQIGARDVAFPRLNAVSFWLFFMGAMLLNISFVIGGSPDAGWSAYFPLASLEFSPTVGNNYYSLALQISGIGTLITGVNFIVTILKMRAPGMKLMKMPMFTWSVLITNVIIVFAFPVLTVALALMMFDRLFGSQFFTMANGGMDMLWANLFWVWGHPEVYIVILPAFGIYSEIIATFSKKNLYGYTSMVFSMLIISLLSFLVWAHHFYTMGQGAMVNSFFSITTMAIAVPTGVKIFNWLFTLRKGRITFTTPMLYTLAFIPIFTIGGVTGVMLAMASADYQYHNTMFLVAHFHYVLIPGAVFAVIAGFHYWFPKVFGFRLNERLGKHSFWWIVISFNVTFFPLFFLGLMGMTRRTYTYSEESGFGPLNMLSFVGAVGLAIGFLLLVYNIYWSTRYMPRDTTSDPWDGRTLEWATHSPMPVYNFAIVPTVQTRDALWSAKQDNIPLYDDKKITKIHMPSNTGKPFILGVIFFILGFSLVFSLWIPAILSGIGVIVMLAFMSFDRDHGYYISAEEVIATEKKLKRGETV, translated from the coding sequence ATGGATTTAGACAAATTTAAGGTTCACGGCGAACCCTTGATATACGGAGCCATGGTCAGCATCGCACTTGCCACCATCGGGATTCTCGTCGGGCTTACCTATTTCAAGAAATGGGGATACCTCTGGCGTGAATGGCTTACTACTGTAGATCACAAAAAAATCGGTGTCATGTATATCCTCGCGGCGCTGCTCATGCTGTTCCGCGGCGGTGTGGACGCGATGATGATGCGTCTGCAGACGGCAGCGCCGGAAATGAAATTCCTCGATGCCCAGCATTACAATGAGGTATTTACCACGCATGGCCTAATCATGATCCTGTTCATGGCCATGCCGTTCATCATCGGTCTGATGAATGTGATCATTCCGCTGCAGATCGGCGCGCGTGATGTCGCGTTCCCGCGGCTTAACGCCGTCAGCTTCTGGCTCTTCTTCATGGGGGCCATGCTGCTGAACATTTCCTTCGTTATCGGCGGATCGCCGGATGCCGGATGGTCAGCCTACTTCCCGCTGGCGAGTCTTGAATTCAGCCCGACGGTCGGTAACAACTACTACTCTCTGGCCCTGCAGATTTCCGGTATCGGTACTCTGATTACAGGGGTCAACTTTATCGTTACGATTCTCAAGATGCGCGCACCGGGCATGAAGCTGATGAAGATGCCGATGTTCACCTGGTCCGTACTGATCACCAATGTCATTATCGTCTTCGCCTTCCCGGTACTTACTGTTGCGCTTGCGCTGATGATGTTCGACCGCCTGTTCGGCTCCCAGTTCTTCACGATGGCCAACGGCGGGATGGATATGCTCTGGGCCAATCTGTTCTGGGTATGGGGTCATCCTGAGGTCTATATCGTTATTCTGCCGGCCTTCGGTATTTATAGCGAAATTATCGCCACCTTCTCCAAAAAGAACCTGTACGGATATACCTCAATGGTATTCAGTATGCTGATTATCTCGCTCCTGTCCTTCCTCGTATGGGCTCACCATTTCTATACGATGGGTCAAGGCGCCATGGTCAACAGCTTCTTCTCGATTACCACGATGGCCATTGCCGTTCCTACAGGAGTTAAGATATTTAACTGGCTGTTCACCCTGCGAAAAGGCAGGATTACCTTCACAACGCCAATGCTGTATACGCTCGCCTTTATTCCGATTTTCACCATCGGCGGGGTAACGGGTGTCATGCTCGCAATGGCCAGTGCCGATTACCAGTATCACAACACGATGTTCCTGGTGGCGCATTTCCACTATGTGCTCATTCCGGGTGCCGTGTTCGCCGTCATCGCCGGGTTCCATTACTGGTTCCCTAAAGTGTTCGGCTTCCGCCTGAATGAACGGCTCGGTAAGCATTCCTTCTGGTGGATCGTGATATCCTTCAACGTAACCTTCTTCCCGCTGTTCTTCCTGGGTCTGATGGGAATGACACGCCGGACGTATACCTATTCCGAGGAATCAGGCTTTGGCCCGCTGAACATGCTGTCCTTCGTAGGGGCAGTCGGGCTGGCTATCGGGTTCCTGCTGCTGGTCTACAATATTTACTGGAGCACACGTTATATGCCTAGAGACACAACAAGTGATCCATGGGATGGACGGACACTCGAATGGGCTACGCATAGCCCGATGCCGGTCTACAACTTCGCAATTGTCCCTACTGTGCAGACCCGTGATGCCTTGTGGTCCGCGAAGCAGGACAATATCCCGCTCTATGACGACAAAAAAATTACCAAGATCCATATGCCAAGCAATACCGGCAAGCCGTTCATACTGGGCGTGATCTTCTTCATCCTGGGATTCTCCCTGGTATTCAGCTTATGGATTCCGGCCATCCTCTCAGGTATCGGTGTCATTGTAATGCTGGCCTTCATGTCCTTCGACCGGGATCACGGCTACTATATTTCGGCTGAAGAGGTTATCGCTACAGAAAAGAAATTGAAGCGGGGTGAGACTGTATGA